A DNA window from Candidatus Krumholzibacteriia bacterium contains the following coding sequences:
- the greA gene encoding transcription elongation factor GreA: MGLFTEEGLRRLRKEIENLERLIKVDIPRDLQAAAAHGDLRENAEYAAAKEKQALSMSRLRELRDRVRQAEVVSKRDFPDDIVTLLKQVEIKDVDTGETESYTILGDGDTDLDDGVISYTAPIAAALIGHKKGDVVEAELPAGTRRLEILDFRFHDGA; encoded by the coding sequence ATGGGTCTCTTCACCGAGGAAGGTCTCCGCAGGCTGCGCAAGGAGATCGAGAATCTCGAGCGCCTGATCAAGGTGGACATTCCGCGCGATCTGCAGGCGGCGGCCGCCCACGGTGATCTGCGTGAGAACGCCGAGTACGCGGCGGCCAAGGAGAAGCAGGCCCTGTCGATGTCACGCCTGCGCGAACTGCGCGATCGCGTGCGCCAGGCCGAGGTCGTGAGCAAGCGGGACTTCCCCGACGACATCGTCACGCTGTTGAAGCAGGTCGAGATCAAGGACGTCGACACCGGCGAAACGGAGTCCTACACGATCCTCGGCGACGGAGACACCGACCTCGACGACGGTGTGATCAGCTACACGGCTCCCATTGCCGCCGCACTCATCGGCCACAAGAAGGGCGACGTGGTCGAGGCCGAGCTTCCCGCGGGAACACGCCGGCTGGAGATCCTCGACTTCCGGTTCCACGACGGAGCCTGA